Within the Candidatus Saccharibacteria bacterium oral taxon 488 genome, the region CCCGACAACTCGCCAAGCATGCTGTCAGCTTTACTCGCCAGCTCAACCTTGTTCAGCCATGATTTCGCCTTTTGATAGGCCTCGTTTCGCTTGACGCCGTTGAGCAGTAGTGGCAACGCTACATTGTCCAGCGCCGTTAGCTCCGGCACTAGCTGTCCAAACTGAAAGACAAAACCAAAGCTGGTGCGCCTTAGCAGACTGCGCTTATCGTCACCCATCTTATCAATCCGCTGGCCGTCGAAGTCGATCTCGCCGCCATCAACTTTGGTAATCGCTGCCAAGCTGTGTAGCAGTGTTGACTTACCAGAACCCGACGGACCCATAATCGCCAGTACTTCGCCCGCCTCGACATCCAAGCTAACACCGCGCAGCGCCTGCGTTTGCCCGAACGACTTTGTAATATTTTTAGCGCTAATTATTGGTTTGCTCATGCAAAATTTCCTCCTTTAGCCGCGTTAACCGCGAAATAGTTAATTCAATCCAGCGTAAATCCGCCTCCAAATGATACAGCGCATGATCGATCAGCAGCATATCCGATAAATTGCTGTCACGCCGCTGAGCTGTCAGCTCACGCATCCGTTGGATGTGCGCCTGCCGTTGATTATCCAGATACGGCGAAGCGTCACCGTCCTTCAGGATGGCCAGCACTGCTTTGATATACATGGTCGCTTGCAGTTGCGGCGACGGCGCCTCTGGTGATTCCAGCCACGCCTGCAAATCTTGCTTACCCTCGTCGGTAATTTCATACCGAACCCGATCCGGCCCGCCCGATTCGCTGGTATCAGTAATTTCTTTGACCTTGTTGTCGCGTTTGAGCCGCGCCAGAGTTGAATATATCTGACCGGTTAAAATTGGCTTGTCCTTACCAAAATAGCCGTCATATTTTTTCTTTAACTCATAGCCATAATTTGACTCTTCCGCTAAAAAACCTAACAGGGTATATTGAACGCTCATACTCTTACTATACACCCTGTGTTTAGTTATTGCAAGAGTTTTATACACTCAGTGTATAGTTTGTATTGGCGACCAACTACCCGCTCTCTTGCTATACGATCTACCCCATCACAGCCACCTCATTCCGTAGCCCGCCACCCAAACGCGAGTAGACTGCACCAGAATGCATACTATTATGCAATTTTGACGTATAATGGATGCATGGTTCAATTTTGCCGAGTGTATAATAAACGGCGCTCTGTCAAGTCGGCCGCGTTGGGGGTTAGTAAAATTCTCAGCTTACCACCCTACTTGCTACTGGCAATTGTCTTATTCGTGCTGTTTGCACTCATTATTTTCTTTGCCATCAACGCCAATTTTTATGGCCCGCTGATGATGTCGCGACTACCAATATTAGACAAAATCTCCCTTCTTGGAACCATGTTCATTGATATATTCAAACAGGGCTTCAGCTCGCTAAACGGCGCGCTACTGCTCATGGTGTCACTCCTCCAAGGACTGTCAATTACCGTCGTCATTTTCACTGCCAAGAAAAATAAGCGTAATGAACAGTCGGTCACTCGACAAGTCGGACTCAGCGGCTTGGCCTCCGTGGCTGCCGCCATCGGTTTGGGCTGCGTTCCTTGCGGCACGTCACTCATCCTGCCGCTCGTTGCCGTGTTCTTCTCAGGCGCCGCCACAGCCACTGCCGCCACTGTCGCCAGCACCCTCGTGCTGATCCTAGCCCTGCTATTAAGCCTCTTTTCACTCTACAAGTCTGGACAAATCGCCTTTATGTATACCGAATTAGCAAAACAGGGGGACATATGAATCGACAAAAAACAGCCGGCATAGCACTCATTTGGGTCATCTTGGGGATTATGATCACGGGAATTGTAGCACTATTTATTTATGGTATTGTCAATCGCCCGCCAAATCGCCACATTGGTGACGGCAAGCCGTGGAACGAAAAGATGTCGCAAGGCTCTACGAGCGCCAAGCACGTATTCGTTGACTATACTGATTATTTCTGCTCATTCTGTGCCGAAGTTGAAGCAGCCACCAACGCTGATTTCTTCAAAAATGAGTATCTCAAATCAGGCAAAGTTCGCTACGAACACCGCGTGGTGACGCTGCTCAAAGAAGTTACCGACAACACAGAAACTGGCGCTCACGCTGCTTTTTGCGCCGCTGACCAAGACAAATATTGGCAATATACACACGACATCGTGCCACGCATCAAACGTGATTATTTTGACAAAGGAATTGGTGTGAAAAACGTTGCCGTACCGCAAAAAATTCCACCACTGCCGTTAGGCTACTTCCTGGCTTCTGCTAAAAATATTGGCATGGATGAGGCAACATTTACTGATTGTATAACCAAAAAACCTCACCAAAAAGAGATTGATGACAGCACCCAAAAAGCCCTTTCGCTTGGCGTGAGCGGTCTACCATACATGGTAGTCAATGACTATGTCGCCAGTGGATTTATGGGCGGCGAAAATGGACTGAAGGCAATTTTGAAAGCTGGTGGAGTGAACTAATGTCTGCCAAAAAAACGCAAACGAAATCTCAAAAATTATCAAAAGAGCGACCGTCAACTCAGCCTCGTCGTGAGCCAAAAACCAGCACAGCGCCCCAAAGCACATCAAAACTAAGCAGTGTCTTATTCGCCATACTACTTTTGTTGGCGGTAGTCGCCATGGCGGCGTTATTTTATCTCCAATCCATACAACTACCCGTCCAGCGCCCAACCGTTCTGGAAGATGAAAAGTACTATTTCACCGATTCACGCTATGCTGGCATCCGCTCCAAGTTCGTAACGCGCGACACCAAACGCGAAAAGGTCTCAATTGAGTATCCAATTACTAGCAATTCCAAAATCAACAAACTCATCGCCCGAGTAATCGACCGTGCTGACGGTGATTTCCGCCACACCGCCACTAACGCTCCGACATTCGACCGACCAATGACAGAGACGATTAGTTATCAAGTTACGCATAATAATTCGACCGCTCTGTCGATCATTGTCAATATTAAACAAGATATGCACGGCGCGCATCCGGTGTCGCTGACGCATTTTTGGACGTTTGACAAGAAGTCTGGCGAGGTGATTGGCTTGGATAATTTGACCGAGAAATCGGAGGAAGCCATCAAGGCAATCGTGACAGCTGCCCGGCACGACGTCGCGCAAACCATCAAGCAGCGCCAGCAACCAGAAGCGAATCTTGATGAGATGATCACCAAGGAGGCGTTATCGAACTTTACCATCACTGATGATGGTAACACCTTGGCTTGGCCAATTGGACAGGCTTCGCTCTTACCGTCAGCCTACGGCGAAATGACGATCAAAGTGCCGATCGCCGCCGTTGCCAAATATCTGCAAAATCCGACAGCCCGGAAGCTGGCTAACATCCCCAAGCCGCCCGAGCCAAAGCCAGCGCCTGCGGCGCCAACACCCGTAAACCCAGGTAAAGTGATCGCCTTGACGTTTGACGACGGGCCGGGACCATACACCGCACAACTGCTAGACATTTTGAATCAGCATGGCACTAAAGCGACATTTTTCTTGATCGGCAGCAAAGTTTCCGCGCAAGCCGACGTATTGCGGCGCATGCATGCGCACGGCCATCAACTGGGCAATCATTCGTGGTCGCACCCAGAACTGCCTAAATTGCCCGTTAACCAAATTGCCAGCGAAATCGACCGCACCAACGACGCCATCAAGCAAGCCACCGGCGTCACACCAACTGTTATGCGCCCGCCGTACGGTGCAGTCAACGGCGTTGTCTTGGAGCAGCTTCGTCTGCACGGTATGTCGTCAATCTTGTGGTCGGTCGACACCCGCGACTGGGCCGATCGTAATAGCGACATCGTCTGCTCGCGCGCCGTCGCTGGCGCCCACCCTGGAGCCATCATCTTGATGCACGACATTCACCAAACGTCCGTTAATGCCGTGCCGTGCATCCTCAGCGCGCTGAAGCAGCAGGGGTATTCGTTTGTGACGGTGCAGGGACTACTCGGCAATATGGCGGCGGGAGCTGGATATCCGTAGAATTGTAGCTAAGTGTTACGACTGTGCGTTGCGGCGGCTATTCTGTTTTATCAACTTCAAAAACCTTATATTTCGAAGCTGCACCGCGCACTAATTTTACCTTTGACGGCGCCACGCCAAAATGCTTCGCCAGTAATTTTACCGCCGCCAGATTCGCCCGCCCTTCAATGGCTGGCGCCTTGGTGTAAATAGTCAGCAAACCATCATCACCAACCACGACTTCTTCGCGGTGACGAGAGTTGGGCTTGAGGTGGACGGAGATTTTCATGGTTAATATCTTACCGGCTTTGTCATATCACCTTTCCTTTAGACCTATTATACCCCCTTAAGCCGAGCCTTACGTATTGCAAATAGGCAACGCAAAGTTGCTCGCCAAGACACTAAAATTACGCTATGCTGTTAGAAAATAAATGAAAGGGCGCCAAATGATTTTTGCCAAAAAACTTAAACAATTACGTCAACAAACTGGTTGGTCACAAGAACAACTAGCCGATCGACTCAACGTTACGCGACAAGCAGTTGCTAAATGGGAACGAGGTGCGGGCTTTCCAGACATAGACAATATGCAAGCACTAGCAAAATTATTCAACACTAGTGTGGACGAGCTGCTCGACTACACACGAGCAGGATTAGCTTCGGCCATACGCGAACCACTTGATCTTGATGCCTACCCAACAGATATGAAAGGATATTCAGCATCCGACCTGGCAGTTGCAGACAAATTTGCCGACGCCGACCACATTGAATCACTAAATCGCCACCGACGACTAACGTGGTGGCAAAAAATCATCGACTTTTTCGTAGGAGCTGGAACGCTTGATGTGGCTTTTTCCGGCGAAGCCATTGGACAACTTAAAGGCGATAGACGCTATTATCTGGTTGAAAAGTCCGGTCGCTCATGGATCGTCGAAGTTACAAAAACATACATTGAACGACGAGAATTAGCCGAGGCGTTCCCTCGCAAGAAATTGACGGTTGGCGATTATATGTATCGGCGAAGCGGGTTTGTTGTAAAACCATCAAATAAACAACAATAGACACGCTCAGCATTAGATATCTCTGACCATAGTCAATACTTGCCGCAAACTCCGCACCGGCGCCACATATGGTACGTCAATTTCTGCAAAATGCTGGCGGGCGGCAGTAATTTTACCTCGTTCATTAGAACTCAAGTGATTATCATTAATATCATCCGACCCCTTCGTCTCCGCCACAAAGTAAATCTGCTCATCACCATCAAACGCCACAGCCCAATCTGGATTATACTTGCCGACTGGCGTATCAATCTTAAACCAACCTGGTAGCTTGATGTAGAATTTAACGTCAGCATTATCCTCCAGCGACCGCATGAACTCTCGCTCAACTTCTGAATCAACCGCCACGTAGTCGTAGATGGTTTTTGTCTGGTCGCCCACTGCAATCGCCCCGCTCTTCATCGCCGCATCATACAAGTATGCCTGTAGCTCACCATTCTCAAACAACGTCATGTCATAATACTCGCCTGTCCTGTGATATTTAACGCCATCAACTGCCAAACGCTGCTTCACCCGATTAATCGCCCGAGCTGTTTCATCAATCACCTGCTGTGGATTAATAGCTACCTGCGCAAACATCCCCGCTTGATCAAGCACTTCAAATATCACCCGGCGAGTCATTTGTGTCTGACGCTGAATATCCGCTAATAAATTCGGCATCTTTACCTCAGCTTGGCGCACCGCATACGTGTTGAAACCAGTCTCGCGCACCATAAAGCCATTATCATTACCCATAGGATCAATCAGTGTTTTTGTCTCAGCGATATTGGGTTTACTAATAGTGACCTGCGCTAATTCACTGGCCGCCTCCGTCACTAACTTGTCTGTATCAATCGCCACCCGATAAGTCGTTTTATGCTTAATCTTATCCCATAGCTCCTCAAATGCTGGGTCAAGCGCCCGTGATTTCTGAAACCTAACAGGTCGCCGATCATCACGATTTTTGATTCGTCCACCAAAGTGAATGCCCGTCTCCTCCTCAATCTCCGTCTGAAGCTTACGGCTGAAATCTGCATAACTCTCATTAGCAATCACCGTTAGTATATTAACGTTATCGTCATAGACTCGTTGTCCGTCAACATTCACCGGCAAGCGCAGTCCTCGCCCGATTTCTTGGCGTTTTTTCATTTGGCTCGACGTTTCGTTAAGCGTACAAATTTGAAATACATTAGGATTATCCCAGCCCTCACGTAGTGCGGAGTGGCTAAAGATAAACCGCAGCGGCTCATTTATATCCAGCAGTCTTTCTTTATCTTTCATGATTAAGGTATACGCCGTATCATCGTCCTTCGTCCGCCCACCCTCGCCTTTGGTGTCGCGAGAGTCCTTCCACTGACCACTCTTGTCTGCCGCAAAATAGCCATTGTGCACCTCGCTTGCCGATAAATTGTCCATGACGCCGGCATATTTTGGTTTAGACGAGACCTTGTTGTAGGCTTCCTCAAACCACTTAGCGAATCTGCCATTCTCTATACCGTTCGCCGTATATTCGCGATAGTTCATGACTTTATCGATAAAGAATAGACTCAGCACTTTGACGCTACTCCCCAGTCGGCGCTGTTTATCAAAGTGGTCATCAATCGTCAGCTCAATCTGCCGCTTGATGATGTCATCATGTAGGCTTTCGTCACGCTGACCAACGTAAACTACCTTACCATTACTAAACTCGACGCAATCATCACCGTGATTGATCGACTCGACATAGTAGCCAGCGTAGACCAAACGACCCGTCTTTGCCTCCAGATCATCGCCCGGGAACACCTTGATGATTTTGCGTTGCAAGCCATACTCATCACTCGCATCCACCTCTATCTTGGCGAATGAGCGAGTCTTTGACTGACGCTCCAGCGACAATACATTGATATACGCATCATTATAATTATCCTCACTCTGGACGCTATGCACCTCGATCTTTTTGACCAGCCCCTTATCATAAGCGTCCACTGGCGTCAAACGGTACAGTAAATTATACGGATACTTATGCGTGGCACTATAGCGCAACGTGCACAGCGGATTAAGGCTAGCAACAGCATTCCGCCGTATGTCAGTTTCCATATTCTGCGGTTCGTCGAGAATAACCACTGGGTGAGTGGCCTTGATGAAATCGAGTGGCCGACCATAATCGCTCTGCTTGTTCATCACATTCTGCGCCTTGGCAAAGCTATCAATGGTAATTACCATGATCTGCAAGGTATCGTTCGTCGCAAACTCACGAGCCTGACCGGTTTTCTTACTATCCCAAACGTAGTAATCCATCTCCGGCTTGTTGTAGAGATCGGCGAAGTGCTCCCTGGTGATCGCTAAATTCTTCAGCACACCCTCACGAATCGCCACGCTCGGCACCACGATGATAAACTTCTTCCAACCGTAGCACTGATGTAGCTCATGAATCGTCCGCAAGTACACATACGTTTTACCCGTACCAGTCTCCATCTCGATGGAGAAATTCATGCCGTGCTTCAGAGATTTTTCACTAATTTCTAGCGGAAAAGTCATCGGCAAGTTAAAGCCACCTTCTTCAGCCTCGCTTTTCTCGATACCATTTTTCTCTTGAATTTTATGCGTATTCTCAATTATCTGCGCCATATCTAACGTCAAGCTATTCCCTCTAGCAATTGTCGCTTCCAAGCTTAACTGCCCACCCTGATCCATATAGCGAGTCGCATCGTCACTGTCCGCTGGCTGCCCAGCAAATATATCCACCACCGCATTGATGGCGTCGAGTTGATAGGATTGGTTGGGATCAAAGTGGAGCTTCATAAAGCTAATCAAACGCCCTCTCCGCTGCTTTTTGGAGAGCATTAAATACAAGCGGCATCTCTTTCTCAAACTGTTCCTGCGTAATCTCCTCTGCAACCTTTTTAGCTAATACAACTTTTTCCCTGTTCTTTCCTAACTCTTTAGTCTCTTCGCTACTTTTCTTCCATGGTGATGGATAATATTCTTCGAGGCTTGCCCGTGTGAGAACAAAGTAGTCTTCGTCTTTTTTGAGGTTATAGCTGTCTATAAATTGTTCGAAATCAACCTCTCTACCTTCTGGCTTATCACACAAAATAACAACTCTATTCCTATAAATTAATTTCGTTGGCATATACGCCTTGCTTACCATATTCATTGAACGGCCCTGCTGAACCTCATTACCTTCAGCAGATAGTATAAAAATTCCTTTGTATCCTGGATAAAATCTATCAACTATCCTTGCCAGAAAAGCGCATTCGCTTATACCTTCAACTATTAGAAAGTTTTTAGGTAAGAGAATATCAGCTGGAGAACCTCCAAGCAATTCAAAAACCACGAATTGTTTATAATGTTCTTCAATTTCATGCATACCAGTAACGCCGTTATTCTTCTTTACTTCAAATATTTTTTCATCTTGGTCATCATCGGAGATCAGAACAGACGAGTGAGTATTTATAAAAACCTGTTCACCATTTGTGGATATTTCTTTTAATGCATTCTTTAGTGCCCTCTGAGCTGTTGGGTGTAGGTGCAGTTCTGCCTCATCAATCAAAAAAATAAACTTCCTTGCAATCGCACGCTCGCGCCTATAATCAGCATAAGCCTGAATAATAGCTAGCATCAAAGCTCTTTGCATACCATCGCCTTTTTCTTCAGCCGAAGTTACCACACCGTCGTCAACTTCAGTGGTAAAATTCTTTAGTAGATCCTCAAAAATCGGATTTTCAACATTAAAGTTTACCATTGTCCCATCAGGGAACTGCTTTTGTAAATATCCTTGTACTGCACTACCAAGCGCATTTAGCTCTACCCTAACAGGAGAATCATTATCACCAAATAGTTTTGTAAATTGTTCTTTAAACGCCTGGTATTGAGTATCCGTCTCAATTATTGCACCAAGTACCCCCGACAGCATCTCTGCTATTGGTGAACTCTTCTTGTATCCATTGATGTCGTGTGCCGCTATTTGTGTGCTCACATATTCCAGCTTAGGTAACAAGTCACCCCAAGTTCTATCTGCCCCCATTGGATCAGACCATTCTCCAGATGGTGTCAACAGGAAACGCTTTTTAGGCTCACTACCTTCACGCTTTATTGTAATCTCATCTTCGTTGTTGTTAAATATTTTTTGTAGAGCCTTTTTCTTTGTCTCATTAGACATATTAGCAATAGCAGCCTGTAAACCAGAAAAAGTAACTACTACAGACATCGATTTTAAATTAGTACCCCTGCGACAAATAGTATCTGGTTTATCTTTAGTAGAAAACCCAGAGAAAAACCAGTTTAATGCTTCAAAATAGTTTGTTTTACCATGATTGTTCTGGCCAACCTGTACGTTAAACATACTTGGTTCAATAATTACTTCAGCAATAGAACGGAAGTTCTTGATTTCTATTCTAGTTATTTTCATTCTCTTTTGTCTTATTTCCTTTATAGTTATCCATAGGTTTTGTAGCTATTAACTGTTGGTAGTCTGGTGACATAAAAACAACCATCTGTTCGCTCTTCTGACTTATTGTCTCTACGGTAAGTCTCCTTGTTAAGAAATTTTCGCGAGGATCTATATTCAGATCTATTAACTCTTGAGTGTCTATCACCTGGGTATTTTGTATGATACGTATTCCTGAATTAACAGCACCGTTACGTTCAAGAGTTTCATACACTAAACTTCCTGTGTTCGCAATCTGTTGCTCCCATTGGAATCGATTTTTTGTTTGTGCTATAAGCAGAGAAAACGTGCCTATTATAAGAGTAAAAAATATAACATAAATAACTACTTGCACCACTGCCCAAATGAAGTCGGTTCTCTGGCTAATAGCAAAGAAGGTAAAAAATAAGAACGTTGAGACTATCAATACTATCGGTATGACGTTTTTATTATTAATCTCTTTCCATGGCTGTGGATATCCCGCCCCTCTTTCCTTTTTTATACCAATAGATATACTGATATATCCGTTAATACTAATCAAATACCAACTCAAAAGTATACCGAAAACTACGCTAACTATAGAGGCTGGCAGACTAAGTCTATCGTCTATAAAAAATTTCGATAGTTGTGCTTGTGCAAATAATGGTGCAATTGCACTAAAACTAGATATTATCAGCCCTAATACAGATAATATGGGCTGCAAAAAGCTACTATCATCCTTTCTAGCTGCCATCACACCACCTCCCCCTCTACACCCTGACGCTCGGCCTGGAGGAGTAGGTTTACTTTTAGATTCACGTCGCCACCGAAGGCTCGGTCGAGGAGGATGATGGATGATGGTTTGGTGGCGAGGATGGTCGCAAATAATTCCTCCGTCATGGAGTGCGCTAGGCAAATGACTAGCTTTTCGGACGGGATGAAGCAAAAGTCATCATGCTGCTCAACCTGCGCCAATGGCGAGATGCCGCGCTTGAGCAGGAGCTCGGTTAGCAGGTCGTCGTCAGTCGTACCCTCCTCCAGAGGGTCAAGGTTAGCGAGCGCCTGCTGGCGAATCTCCTCTGGGTCAGAAACTAGCTCGTTCCACTGCTTGAAGTTGCTATCATCCACCCGATACACCCGAAAGCCAAGGTCGAGTGGAGCGTCACGAGAGGCTAGCTTGTCCGCCTGGTCAGCACGGATTTTGACGCCCGCCCGACGGATGCGCTCACGAGCAATGTCCGCGATAGTGCGGTAGCCAGCTTTATACGCCTCCGACTTCTCGTCAGTCAGCTCAGGCAGCTGGACACAAATCCAGCGGCGATTGCCGCCGTCTTCGGCGTTAAGTTCGGCAACAGCATGAGCAAACGACCCTGATCCACTAAAGAAATCTAAGCAAACATCAGAGTCATCTTTGTCTGTTGAAATTTTCAAAATTTCTTTCAAGAACAACACGGGCTTTGGTGTATCAAAAAGCTTTTTGTTATTGAATAGGCGCATTAGCTCTTTTGTTCCTTCGGTTGCCGTCCCTACATGATCCCAAATTGTAAATGGATTTTTACCCTTCTCTTTTGCTTCAGACAGGAAACGTTTTAGCTGAGGACGACCCTTGCCATTCTTTCCCCAAACAACCCTATTGTCCGCCAAGACACTGGCGAATTTCTCTCTAGAAAATCGCCAGTGCCTCCCTCCTGGAGGGAGGTGCTGCTCACCCGTAACCGGGTTCGTTATCGGATATGTTAGATTTTCTCGAACATTTGGCGCATCAAATGGATCAGCGACCCACACCCCTCGACGATCATTGTCTGGGTTAGAAAATTTAGACTCATCAATATCAAGTGGCGTAAGTTTATAGTCATCACGTCGACGAGCATAGCAAAGAGTGTAGTTATGCGATAGCGAAACATCGGTGTCATTTTGACTAGACTTACGATGTTTCCAGATAAAATCAGCTACAAAATTCTCCTCCCCAAATATCTCGTTCATCATCAGGCGGAGGTTGTGGACTTCATTGTCGTCGATCGAGACGAAGATAACGCCGTCTTGGCGAAGCAAATTACGAGCCAGGAAGAGGCGTGGATACATCATGTTCAGCCAGTTGCTGTGTTTATGTCCGCCGGTATTGGTGCGCAAGCCGTCATCCCGCACAACGTTACCCTCATCATCAGTGATGCCCGCCTCTGTCTCATAACTGCGACGTGTTTGCTTGAAGTCATCGTTGTAGATAAAATCATTGCCGGTGTTGTAGGGCGGGTCGATATAGATCATCTTGACCTTGCCATAATACGCCTTGTGGAGAATCTTCAACGCCGCCAAGTTATCACCCTCGATAAACATATTATCCGT harbors:
- a CDS encoding ATP-binding cassette domain-containing protein, with the protein product MSKPIISAKNITKSFGQTQALRGVSLDVEAGEVLAIMGPSGSGKSTLLHSLAAITKVDGGEIDFDGQRIDKMGDDKRSLLRRTSFGFVFQFGQLVPELTALDNVALPLLLNGVKRNEAYQKAKSWLNKVELASKADSMLGELSGGQMQRVAIARAMVIEPKVLFADEPTGSLDSLNSEKVMELFIKTAKDHGTTVIMVTHEPTIAAYADREIIVRDGQISGAEAAVNPMRVRLNKTNARIIR
- a CDS encoding PadR family transcriptional regulator, producing MSVQYTLLGFLAEESNYGYELKKKYDGYFGKDKPILTGQIYSTLARLKRDNKVKEITDTSESGGPDRVRYEITDEGKQDLQAWLESPEAPSPQLQATMYIKAVLAILKDGDASPYLDNQRQAHIQRMRELTAQRRDSNLSDMLLIDHALYHLEADLRWIELTISRLTRLKEEILHEQTNN
- a CDS encoding thioredoxin domain-containing protein — protein: MNRQKTAGIALIWVILGIMITGIVALFIYGIVNRPPNRHIGDGKPWNEKMSQGSTSAKHVFVDYTDYFCSFCAEVEAATNADFFKNEYLKSGKVRYEHRVVTLLKEVTDNTETGAHAAFCAADQDKYWQYTHDIVPRIKRDYFDKGIGVKNVAVPQKIPPLPLGYFLASAKNIGMDEATFTDCITKKPHQKEIDDSTQKALSLGVSGLPYMVVNDYVASGFMGGENGLKAILKAGGVN
- a CDS encoding polysaccharide deacetylase family protein → MSAKKTQTKSQKLSKERPSTQPRREPKTSTAPQSTSKLSSVLFAILLLLAVVAMAALFYLQSIQLPVQRPTVLEDEKYYFTDSRYAGIRSKFVTRDTKREKVSIEYPITSNSKINKLIARVIDRADGDFRHTATNAPTFDRPMTETISYQVTHNNSTALSIIVNIKQDMHGAHPVSLTHFWTFDKKSGEVIGLDNLTEKSEEAIKAIVTAARHDVAQTIKQRQQPEANLDEMITKEALSNFTITDDGNTLAWPIGQASLLPSAYGEMTIKVPIAAVAKYLQNPTARKLANIPKPPEPKPAPAAPTPVNPGKVIALTFDDGPGPYTAQLLDILNQHGTKATFFLIGSKVSAQADVLRRMHAHGHQLGNHSWSHPELPKLPVNQIASEIDRTNDAIKQATGVTPTVMRPPYGAVNGVVLEQLRLHGMSSILWSVDTRDWADRNSDIVCSRAVAGAHPGAIILMHDIHQTSVNAVPCILSALKQQGYSFVTVQGLLGNMAAGAGYP
- a CDS encoding DUF167 domain-containing protein, with the translated sequence MKISVHLKPNSRHREEVVVGDDGLLTIYTKAPAIEGRANLAAVKLLAKHFGVAPSKVKLVRGAASKYKVFEVDKTE
- a CDS encoding helix-turn-helix domain-containing protein translates to MKGRQMIFAKKLKQLRQQTGWSQEQLADRLNVTRQAVAKWERGAGFPDIDNMQALAKLFNTSVDELLDYTRAGLASAIREPLDLDAYPTDMKGYSASDLAVADKFADADHIESLNRHRRLTWWQKIIDFFVGAGTLDVAFSGEAIGQLKGDRRYYLVEKSGRSWIVEVTKTYIERRELAEAFPRKKLTVGDYMYRRSGFVVKPSNKQQ
- a CDS encoding DEAD/DEAH box helicase family protein; protein product: MKLHFDPNQSYQLDAINAVVDIFAGQPADSDDATRYMDQGGQLSLEATIARGNSLTLDMAQIIENTHKIQEKNGIEKSEAEEGGFNLPMTFPLEISEKSLKHGMNFSIEMETGTGKTYVYLRTIHELHQCYGWKKFIIVVPSVAIREGVLKNLAITREHFADLYNKPEMDYYVWDSKKTGQAREFATNDTLQIMVITIDSFAKAQNVMNKQSDYGRPLDFIKATHPVVILDEPQNMETDIRRNAVASLNPLCTLRYSATHKYPYNLLYRLTPVDAYDKGLVKKIEVHSVQSEDNYNDAYINVLSLERQSKTRSFAKIEVDASDEYGLQRKIIKVFPGDDLEAKTGRLVYAGYYVESINHGDDCVEFSNGKVVYVGQRDESLHDDIIKRQIELTIDDHFDKQRRLGSSVKVLSLFFIDKVMNYREYTANGIENGRFAKWFEEAYNKVSSKPKYAGVMDNLSASEVHNGYFAADKSGQWKDSRDTKGEGGRTKDDDTAYTLIMKDKERLLDINEPLRFIFSHSALREGWDNPNVFQICTLNETSSQMKKRQEIGRGLRLPVNVDGQRVYDDNVNILTVIANESYADFSRKLQTEIEEETGIHFGGRIKNRDDRRPVRFQKSRALDPAFEELWDKIKHKTTYRVAIDTDKLVTEAASELAQVTISKPNIAETKTLIDPMGNDNGFMVRETGFNTYAVRQAEVKMPNLLADIQRQTQMTRRVIFEVLDQAGMFAQVAINPQQVIDETARAINRVKQRLAVDGVKYHRTGEYYDMTLFENGELQAYLYDAAMKSGAIAVGDQTKTIYDYVAVDSEVEREFMRSLEDNADVKFYIKLPGWFKIDTPVGKYNPDWAVAFDGDEQIYFVAETKGSDDINDNHLSSNERGKITAARQHFAEIDVPYVAPVRSLRQVLTMVRDI
- a CDS encoding AAA family ATPase, with translation MKITRIEIKNFRSIAEVIIEPSMFNVQVGQNNHGKTNYFEALNWFFSGFSTKDKPDTICRRGTNLKSMSVVVTFSGLQAAIANMSNETKKKALQKIFNNNEDEITIKREGSEPKKRFLLTPSGEWSDPMGADRTWGDLLPKLEYVSTQIAAHDINGYKKSSPIAEMLSGVLGAIIETDTQYQAFKEQFTKLFGDNDSPVRVELNALGSAVQGYLQKQFPDGTMVNFNVENPIFEDLLKNFTTEVDDGVVTSAEEKGDGMQRALMLAIIQAYADYRRERAIARKFIFLIDEAELHLHPTAQRALKNALKEISTNGEQVFINTHSSVLISDDDQDEKIFEVKKNNGVTGMHEIEEHYKQFVVFELLGGSPADILLPKNFLIVEGISECAFLARIVDRFYPGYKGIFILSAEGNEVQQGRSMNMVSKAYMPTKLIYRNRVVILCDKPEGREVDFEQFIDSYNLKKDEDYFVLTRASLEEYYPSPWKKSSEETKELGKNREKVVLAKKVAEEITQEQFEKEMPLVFNALQKAAERAFD
- a CDS encoding site-specific DNA-methyltransferase — translated: MFIEGDNLAALKILHKAYYGKVKMIYIDPPYNTGNDFIYNDDFKQTRRSYETEAGITDDEGNVVRDDGLRTNTGGHKHSNWLNMMYPRLFLARNLLRQDGVIFVSIDDNEVHNLRLMMNEIFGEENFVADFIWKHRKSSQNDTDVSLSHNYTLCYARRRDDYKLTPLDIDESKFSNPDNDRRGVWVADPFDAPNVRENLTYPITNPVTGEQHLPPGGRHWRFSREKFASVLADNRVVWGKNGKGRPQLKRFLSEAKEKGKNPFTIWDHVGTATEGTKELMRLFNNKKLFDTPKPVLFLKEILKISTDKDDSDVCLDFFSGSGSFAHAVAELNAEDGGNRRWICVQLPELTDEKSEAYKAGYRTIADIARERIRRAGVKIRADQADKLASRDAPLDLGFRVYRVDDSNFKQWNELVSDPEEIRQQALANLDPLEEGTTDDDLLTELLLKRGISPLAQVEQHDDFCFIPSEKLVICLAHSMTEELFATILATKPSSIILLDRAFGGDVNLKVNLLLQAERQGVEGEVV